The Wolbachia endosymbiont of Ctenocephalides felis wCfeT genome includes a region encoding these proteins:
- the rplN gene encoding 50S ribosomal protein L14, protein MIQKNTLLEVADNSGAREVLCIGLLGGRKSASIGDTIIVSTKSINPKGKVEKGKVYRAVVVRVKNRIKKSDGSSIRFSSNAVVLINNQGEPLGTRVFGPIKKLPSGSFMKIMSLAVEVL, encoded by the coding sequence ATGATTCAGAAAAATACATTGTTGGAAGTAGCTGATAATTCTGGTGCTCGTGAAGTGCTTTGTATTGGTTTATTGGGTGGTAGAAAATCTGCATCTATAGGTGATACAATTATTGTGTCAACTAAATCTATTAATCCAAAAGGGAAGGTTGAAAAAGGAAAAGTATATAGGGCAGTTGTAGTGAGAGTAAAAAATCGTATTAAGAAGTCTGATGGCTCTTCAATTCGCTTTTCTAGTAATGCTGTAGTTTTGATTAATAATCAAGGTGAACCACTTGGTACAAGGGTATTTGGTCCTATTAAGAAGTTACCATCTGGTTCTTTTATGAAGATAATGTCATTAGCTGTTGAGGTTTTATAA
- the rplP gene encoding 50S ribosomal protein L16 yields the protein MFVPKKSRYRKAFKGRIKGNTKGGSTLSFGDYGLKAMEAGRIQSKHIETARRVISRTLKRSGKVWIRIFPDTPVSKKPADVRMGKGKGSVEFWVFKAKPGRILFEISNDVPMHLAKLALEKAIAKLPIKCKFVCN from the coding sequence GTGTTTGTTCCTAAGAAGAGTAGATATAGAAAGGCATTTAAAGGGCGAATAAAGGGTAATACAAAAGGTGGTAGCACATTATCTTTTGGCGATTATGGTTTAAAAGCTATGGAAGCGGGTAGGATTCAGTCTAAGCATATTGAAACTGCTAGACGTGTGATATCTAGAACTTTAAAACGTTCTGGTAAAGTATGGATAAGAATCTTTCCTGATACTCCTGTTAGCAAAAAACCAGCAGATGTGCGTATGGGTAAAGGAAAGGGTAGTGTTGAGTTTTGGGTATTTAAAGCCAAACCAGGTAGGATTTTGTTTGAAATTAGTAATGATGTTCCTATGCATTTGGCAAAGTTGGCACTTGAGAAGGCAATTGCTAAACTTCCTATAAAGTGTAAATTTGTATGTAATTAA
- the rpsQ gene encoding 30S ribosomal protein S17: MKEEGKKRMSKRVFCGIVTKAGCNKTVKVSVLKVYKDKLYKKIIKKHKQYTAHDESNSYKEGDKVLIQENKPISVTKRWIVVNKVI, encoded by the coding sequence ATGAAAGAAGAAGGAAAAAAAAGGATGTCTAAAAGAGTTTTTTGTGGTATTGTAACTAAAGCTGGATGTAATAAAACTGTAAAAGTTTCAGTATTGAAGGTATATAAAGATAAACTATATAAGAAAATCATCAAAAAGCATAAGCAATATACAGCGCATGATGAGAGTAATAGTTATAAAGAAGGAGATAAGGTTTTAATACAAGAAAATAAGCCTATTTCTGTTACGAAAAGGTGGATTGTTGTTAATAAAGTAATATGA
- the rpsC gene encoding 30S ribosomal protein S3 yields the protein MGQKVNPIGFRLKIGANTWDSIWYADKDYKQKLHQDLSIRSYINKSFKHAGISKVIIERKVDLVSITIHSSRPGVVIGKKGSDIEKIKQRIAEEVKSNVEVNVIEVKRAEINAALISSSIAQQLEKRVSFRRAMKKAIQSCLRMGGRGIKVSCSGRLGGAEIARTEWYKEGRLPLHTLRANIDYALCEAKTIYGIIGVKVWVYIGS from the coding sequence ATGGGACAAAAAGTTAATCCTATAGGATTTAGATTAAAGATAGGCGCTAATACCTGGGATTCTATTTGGTATGCTGATAAAGATTACAAGCAGAAATTGCATCAAGATTTATCTATTCGTAGTTATATCAATAAATCTTTCAAGCATGCTGGTATTTCTAAAGTAATTATTGAACGTAAAGTTGATTTGGTATCTATAACGATACATTCATCTAGACCTGGGGTTGTGATAGGTAAAAAAGGTTCTGATATTGAGAAAATAAAGCAGAGAATAGCTGAAGAAGTGAAAAGTAATGTAGAGGTGAATGTGATAGAGGTTAAAAGAGCTGAAATAAATGCAGCTTTAATCTCAAGTAGTATTGCGCAGCAGTTGGAAAAAAGAGTTTCTTTCAGAAGAGCTATGAAGAAGGCTATTCAGAGTTGTTTGAGGATGGGTGGTAGAGGTATTAAGGTTAGTTGTTCTGGGCGTCTTGGTGGGGCTGAAATAGCTCGTACTGAGTGGTATAAAGAAGGTCGTTTACCCTTACACACTTTACGTGCTAATATAGATTATGCTTTGTGTGAAGCGAAGACTATATATGGCATTATAGGGGTTAAGGTTTGGGTTTATATTGGTAGTTAA
- the rpmC gene encoding 50S ribosomal protein L29: MDIADIRSKSLQELDETLVKLRKEFVNLAFQRKLGQCSNVSRFGLIRKNIARILTVLNERRRKKKDV, from the coding sequence ATGGATATAGCTGATATTAGATCTAAATCTTTACAAGAATTAGATGAGACTCTTGTAAAATTAAGGAAAGAGTTTGTTAATTTAGCTTTTCAAAGAAAATTGGGACAATGTAGTAATGTTTCGCGTTTTGGTCTGATAAGGAAGAACATAGCTCGTATTTTAACTGTATTAAATGAAAGAAGAAGGAAAAAAAAGGATGTCTAA
- the rplV gene encoding 50S ribosomal protein L22, giving the protein MRNDLMVEASSRVLKSTPRKLNLVAGLVRGKNVSFATTQLKFCEKKAANLINKVLNSAIANAQYNYGLDIDNLYVKEILIGKSFTLRRVYPKAMGRANRVSKRYSNITIKLGEVI; this is encoded by the coding sequence ATGAGAAATGATTTAATGGTTGAAGCTAGTTCTAGAGTTTTAAAATCTACTCCCCGTAAATTAAATTTAGTTGCTGGGTTGGTACGTGGTAAGAATGTTTCTTTTGCTACAACACAGTTGAAATTTTGTGAAAAGAAAGCTGCTAATCTTATAAATAAAGTATTGAATTCTGCGATTGCTAATGCTCAATATAATTATGGCTTAGATATTGATAATTTATATGTAAAAGAAATCTTAATAGGTAAGTCTTTTACCTTGCGTAGGGTATATCCAAAAGCTATGGGTAGGGCGAATAGGGTTAGTAAGCGTTATAGTAATATAACTATAAAATTAGGAGAAGTGATATGA